A region of Methanobrevibacter wolinii SH DNA encodes the following proteins:
- a CDS encoding AAA family ATPase: MANVIGVSGLPGSGKTLISTKAKERGAIVVKMGDMVREEAKKRNEDTRITAIALRKEHGKYAVANLTINKVRSLIEAEDSLNNKLIVIEGIRSPYEVNLFKENFNDFKIIAIFAPPSLRFERLKKRNRADDSQEFESFKKRDQDELGFGIGDVIAESDKMIINEGSLESYESQIDELLDKYF; this comes from the coding sequence ATGGCGAATGTTATTGGAGTATCTGGTCTTCCAGGATCTGGAAAAACATTAATATCTACAAAAGCAAAAGAAAGAGGAGCTATTGTAGTTAAAATGGGGGATATGGTTAGAGAAGAAGCTAAAAAAAGAAATGAAGATACAAGGATTACAGCAATAGCTCTTAGAAAAGAACATGGAAAATATGCTGTTGCTAATTTAACTATTAATAAGGTTAGATCTTTAATTGAAGCAGAAGATAGTCTTAATAATAAACTTATTGTAATTGAAGGAATTAGAAGTCCATATGAAGTTAATTTATTTAAGGAAAATTTTAATGATTTTAAGATAATTGCAATATTTGCTCCGCCTTCACTTAGATTTGAAAGATTAAAAAAAAGGAATCGTGCTGATGATTCACAAGAATTTGAATCTTTTAAAAAAAGAGATCAAGATGAATTAGGTTTTGGGATTGGAGATGTTATTGCAGAATCTGATAAAATGATTATTAATGAAGGTAGTCTAGAATCTTATGAATCACAAATTGATGAACTTTTAGATAAATATTTCTAA
- a CDS encoding TetR/AcrR family transcriptional regulator: protein MNRKKEKILNAATILFQEKGYYGTGLNEILRKSDCPKGSLYYYFPDGKEQLALESIEITKNFVERKIRDSLRQIDDPRESIKTFVKEMAENIYKDKNEIDSFQSNKKISINLIALETSKTNENIRCACEDAYHSWEKVYYDKLVESDIEKTKAKKLSKTIETLIEGAILMSTTNKDDKYILEVAELIPKLIDN from the coding sequence ATGAATAGGAAAAAAGAAAAGATATTAAATGCAGCGACAATACTATTTCAAGAAAAAGGATATTATGGAACTGGTCTTAATGAAATTTTAAGAAAAAGTGATTGTCCTAAAGGCTCATTATATTACTATTTCCCAGATGGTAAGGAACAATTGGCCCTTGAAAGTATTGAAATAACAAAAAATTTTGTAGAAAGAAAAATCAGAGATAGTCTTAGACAGATAGATGATCCTAGAGAATCTATAAAAACTTTTGTTAAGGAAATGGCGGAAAATATCTATAAGGATAAAAATGAAATAGACTCCTTTCAAAGTAATAAAAAAATCTCAATAAACTTGATTGCACTAGAAACATCCAAGACTAATGAGAACATAAGGTGTGCATGTGAGGATGCATACCACAGCTGGGAGAAAGTATACTATGATAAACTAGTGGAAAGTGACATAGAAAAAACGAAAGCAAAAAAGCTATCAAAAACTATCGAAACATTAATTGAGGGAGCAATACTTATGTCTACCACCAATAAGGATGATAAATACATATTAGAAGTAGCGGAATTAATACCTAAATTAATTGATAATTAA
- a CDS encoding Mrp/NBP35 family ATP-binding protein, with protein sequence MPHNNQHHGNPNMDPEEQKARIQQEMNIAKNMTQIKHKIVVMSGKGGVGKSTVAANIAESFAKKGYKTGILDVDIHGPNIPKLFGREGSQLGISEDNKILPVKSKDGVEIISMGFLLGTQDTPVIWRGPQKTGVIRQFISDVKWGNLDVLIIDNPPGTGDEPLTVLQTIPEADAVVMVTTPNSLSQEDVLKCVKMAKKMNIKQIGLVENMAYLTCPHCGEKLNVFGKSEGSNFADLMDIDFLGQLPLTEKVADAVNEDTINTEQDPKSPISKEFNSITEKIAKNYFKDEE encoded by the coding sequence ATGCCACATAATAACCAACATCATGGTAATCCAAATATGGATCCTGAAGAGCAAAAAGCTAGAATTCAGCAAGAAATGAATATAGCTAAAAATATGACTCAAATTAAACATAAAATTGTTGTTATGAGTGGAAAAGGTGGAGTAGGTAAATCCACTGTTGCTGCAAATATTGCAGAATCTTTTGCTAAAAAAGGATATAAAACTGGAATCCTTGATGTAGATATTCATGGACCAAACATACCAAAATTATTTGGTAGAGAAGGTTCCCAATTAGGTATTTCTGAAGACAATAAGATTTTACCTGTAAAATCAAAAGATGGTGTAGAAATCATCTCTATGGGCTTTTTACTTGGTACCCAAGATACACCAGTTATATGGAGAGGACCACAAAAAACAGGTGTAATTAGACAATTCATATCTGATGTTAAATGGGGTAACCTTGATGTATTAATTATTGATAACCCACCAGGAACTGGAGATGAGCCTTTAACTGTACTTCAAACCATACCTGAAGCAGACGCTGTTGTTATGGTAACCACCCCTAACTCCCTATCACAAGAAGATGTTCTCAAATGTGTAAAAATGGCTAAAAAAATGAATATTAAACAAATTGGTCTTGTTGAGAACATGGCATACTTGACATGCCCACATTGTGGTGAAAAACTAAATGTATTTGGTAAAAGTGAAGGTTCAAACTTTGCTGACTTAATGGATATTGACTTCCTAGGACAACTTCCACTTACTGAGAAAGTTGCAGATGCTGTAAATGAAGATACTATAAATACAGAACAAGATCCAAAAAGTCCAATCTCTAAAGAGTTTAATTCAATTACTGAAAAAATTGCTAAAAACTACTTTAAAGATGAAGAATAA
- a CDS encoding diphthine--ammonia ligase, with product MKSAILFSGGKDSTMALYSAIKNGDNVEYLLSMKSKNSSSYMFHVPNIDLTSLIAEAVDIPLITAETEGVKEEELKDLKIQFEKLKNRGIEAIYTGALYSTYQKSRIEKLGNEVGLKIISPYWHVNEEEYMNHIIDCGFDVIICGVFAYGLTKDYLGRHISKDLISDLKKINEKVPINLAFEGGEAETFVLDGPIFNKKIEILDADIDWHVDNGTYIIKDAKLVDKD from the coding sequence ATGAAATCTGCAATACTTTTTTCAGGTGGTAAAGACAGTACAATGGCATTATATAGTGCAATAAAAAATGGTGATAATGTAGAATATCTTCTTTCAATGAAAAGTAAAAACTCATCATCATATATGTTTCATGTACCTAATATTGACTTAACAAGTTTAATTGCTGAAGCTGTAGATATACCATTAATAACAGCTGAAACTGAAGGAGTCAAAGAAGAAGAACTTAAAGATTTAAAAATTCAATTTGAAAAACTTAAAAATAGAGGAATTGAAGCTATTTATACAGGTGCATTATACTCTACCTATCAGAAATCTAGAATTGAAAAATTAGGTAATGAAGTAGGACTTAAAATTATATCACCATATTGGCATGTAAATGAAGAAGAATATATGAACCATATTATAGATTGTGGATTTGATGTTATAATATGTGGTGTATTTGCATATGGTCTTACTAAAGATTATCTTGGAAGACATATTAGTAAAGATCTTATTTCTGATTTAAAAAAAATAAATGAAAAAGTACCAATAAACCTTGCATTTGAAGGTGGAGAAGCTGAAACATTTGTACTTGATGGTCCAATTTTTAATAAAAAAATTGAAATTTTAGATGCAGATATAGATTGGCATGTAGACAATGGTACATATATTATTAAAGATGCAAAATTAGTAGATAAGGATTAA
- a CDS encoding methylated-DNA--[protein]-cysteine S-methyltransferase, translated as MDIEYKVYTIKDTIIDDISIVFTNEEKDYIKRIFLSNPNNNSEVLALNAYDELKIASIDDLTDYLKTLVSNIKAYLNGEDIKFKLDNLDLNNLTPFQYKVLMAEYHTHKNEVNTYKELAKAAGSPRAYRAVGNVLAKNPFPIIIPCHRTVKSDNIIGGFNGFQAGIESKAILLKIDGVYVDKRKVLSESPIISKDDKQTKFDMKYVLKPIK; from the coding sequence ATGGACATTGAATACAAGGTTTATACAATTAAAGACACAATTATTGATGATATAAGTATTGTATTTACTAATGAAGAAAAGGATTATATTAAAAGAATATTCTTATCTAATCCAAATAATAATTCAGAAGTCTTAGCACTTAATGCCTATGATGAACTTAAAATTGCATCTATTGATGATTTAACAGATTACCTTAAAACTTTAGTTTCAAATATTAAAGCATATCTTAATGGTGAAGATATTAAATTTAAACTAGATAATCTAGATTTAAATAATTTAACTCCTTTTCAATATAAAGTATTAATGGCAGAGTATCATACCCATAAAAATGAGGTCAATACATATAAAGAACTTGCTAAAGCTGCAGGAAGCCCTAGAGCATACAGAGCTGTAGGTAATGTACTTGCTAAAAATCCTTTTCCAATTATTATCCCATGTCATAGAACTGTAAAATCAGATAATATTATTGGTGGATTTAATGGTTTTCAAGCAGGAATTGAATCTAAAGCTATTTTACTTAAGATTGATGGAGTCTATGTAGATAAACGTAAAGTTCTAAGTGAAAGTCCAATAATTTCTAAAGATGATAAACAAACAAAGTTTGATATGAAATATGTTTTAAAACCTATTAAATAG
- a CDS encoding sodium-dependent transporter — protein MTENSNQWNSTLGFLLAMIGSAVGLGNIWRFPYIAYTNGGGTFLIPYIIAILCVGAPFVFIEYGAGYKFKAGLSKTLRTINKKYEYIAWAIQMVPFLILTYYTCIIGWNIIYLFLSFFKGWGTDTNTYFTTTLLQSSTNPIGLLHIVLPIFIAVAIAWFIIWFVSHRNLNDGIEAVCKIVIPLLFILMAGIVIYSLTLPGAFKGVSVLFTPNWSQISNINIWLAAFGQIVFSLSLGLCIMFTYASYLPEDIDLVKNGLTVAFTNSGFEVFTAIGMFSILGFMSLVSNIPIDQVVTQGAGLAFVVLPRVFNTMGLVGYVIGPIFFLCLFFAGFTSAIALVEPLNSSISEKFNLSRKKSVTIICSIGFLISILYTTTYGSALLTYFDGFLNQFGLLLTVIIECIIFGWIYGLDGLLESINKGSKHKLGRTWKFMIRYFIPIIVGIMWLQGNYTSFTSPDHIQVLIQFILLAVLFIVPIILYKIPAKVKDY, from the coding sequence ATGACAGAAAATTCTAATCAATGGAATAGTACATTAGGGTTTCTACTTGCAATGATTGGTTCTGCTGTTGGCTTAGGTAATATCTGGCGTTTCCCATATATTGCATATACTAATGGTGGAGGTACCTTTTTAATACCATATATTATTGCTATTTTATGTGTTGGTGCTCCATTTGTATTTATTGAATATGGTGCAGGATATAAATTTAAAGCAGGACTAAGTAAAACTCTAAGAACTATTAATAAAAAATATGAATATATTGCATGGGCAATACAAATGGTTCCATTTTTAATATTAACTTATTATACATGTATCATTGGATGGAACATTATATACTTATTTTTAAGTTTCTTTAAAGGATGGGGTACTGATACAAATACTTACTTTACAACAACATTACTTCAAAGTTCAACAAACCCTATAGGACTTTTACATATTGTTTTACCAATATTTATTGCTGTGGCAATAGCATGGTTTATAATATGGTTTGTTTCACATAGGAACTTAAATGATGGCATCGAAGCGGTGTGTAAAATTGTAATTCCACTACTTTTCATATTAATGGCCGGAATTGTAATATACTCACTTACATTACCTGGAGCATTTAAAGGAGTTAGTGTATTATTTACTCCAAATTGGTCTCAAATAAGCAATATTAACATATGGCTAGCTGCATTTGGTCAGATTGTATTTTCCTTAAGTCTTGGATTGTGTATTATGTTTACATATGCTAGTTACTTGCCAGAGGATATTGATCTTGTAAAGAATGGTCTTACAGTAGCATTTACAAACAGTGGTTTTGAAGTGTTTACTGCAATTGGAATGTTTAGTATCCTTGGATTCATGAGTCTTGTAAGTAATATCCCAATAGATCAAGTAGTAACACAAGGAGCAGGTCTTGCATTTGTTGTATTACCACGTGTATTCAATACAATGGGACTTGTTGGATATGTAATCGGACCAATATTCTTCTTATGTTTATTCTTTGCAGGTTTTACATCAGCTATTGCACTTGTAGAACCATTGAATTCATCAATCAGTGAAAAATTCAATTTATCACGTAAAAAATCAGTTACAATAATATGTTCTATTGGATTTTTAATATCAATACTATATACAACAACCTATGGTTCAGCGCTTCTTACATACTTTGACGGATTCTTAAACCAATTTGGTTTACTTTTAACTGTAATCATAGAATGTATAATATTTGGTTGGATTTATGGTCTTGATGGACTTTTAGAATCCATAAACAAAGGATCCAAACATAAATTAGGTAGAACATGGAAATTTATGATTAGATATTTTATACCAATAATTGTTGGAATCATGTGGTTACAAGGTAACTATACTTCATTTACAAGTCCAGACCATATACAAGTATTAATACAATTCATATTGCTTGCAGTACTATTTATTGTACCAATTATACTATATAAAATTCCAGCAAAAGTTAAAGATTATTAA
- a CDS encoding ketopantoate reductase family protein, with protein sequence MNILIDGSGSIGIALGASMISQGANVSFYASKKTKKAMENGIKRIGLFNHLSFSPDEFNVYTDYKDIPRNSIDYVFITSKTTSNDDISSKLNENREIFKDNGIILIFQNGFGNDEPYLRYFPSDKVFCARVITGFKRPKRNISEITVYTEPIELGTLQNGDINLLKPIAELITKSGIPCNVTDNVAKFLWAKMLYNCALNPLGAILGVNYGKLTENKYTINIMNQIIDEIFNVIKASGYNIDWDTSSEYKDLFYSKLVPDTYEHVSSTSQDIQKKIKTEIDSLNGKVIRLGEEYGIDVTVNKVLYNMIKAIESDF encoded by the coding sequence ATGAATATATTAATAGATGGTTCTGGATCAATCGGAATTGCATTAGGTGCATCAATGATATCACAAGGCGCAAATGTATCATTCTATGCAAGTAAAAAAACCAAAAAGGCTATGGAAAATGGAATTAAAAGAATTGGACTTTTTAATCATTTAAGCTTTTCACCAGATGAATTTAATGTATACACTGACTATAAAGATATTCCAAGAAATTCTATAGATTATGTTTTTATAACAAGTAAAACAACCTCTAATGACGATATTAGTTCTAAACTTAATGAGAATAGAGAGATATTTAAAGATAATGGCATTATACTTATTTTCCAAAATGGGTTTGGAAATGATGAACCATATTTAAGATATTTTCCAAGTGATAAAGTATTTTGTGCACGTGTAATTACTGGTTTTAAAAGACCAAAAAGAAATATAAGTGAAATCACAGTTTATACTGAACCTATTGAATTAGGTACTTTACAAAATGGTGATATAAATCTTTTAAAACCAATTGCAGAACTTATTACAAAATCAGGTATACCATGTAATGTAACTGATAATGTTGCTAAATTTTTATGGGCTAAAATGCTTTATAATTGTGCTTTAAATCCTCTTGGAGCTATTTTAGGAGTTAATTATGGTAAATTAACTGAAAATAAGTATACAATTAATATTATGAATCAAATAATTGATGAAATTTTTAATGTAATTAAAGCATCAGGTTATAATATAGATTGGGATACATCTTCAGAATATAAAGATTTATTCTATTCAAAATTAGTTCCTGACACATATGAACATGTTTCATCTACATCACAAGATATACAAAAGAAAATAAAAACAGAAATTGACTCATTAAATGGTAAAGTCATTCGTCTTGGTGAAGAATATGGAATAGATGTTACAGTAAATAAAGTATTATACAATATGATAAAAGCCATTGAATCTGACTTCTAA
- a CDS encoding ribonuclease H-like domain-containing protein has translation MSDYKSRVLEEFFQNSLSSQSPSKETYNRNYLNSSTYYKNLEKELLERYEGYDFSDFKGVKEINTDYGNSLEITNKYDINFKLKRNNIDNQLINNLKLVSGIGPVKEEKLKNKGINNLKDLRKIDKYEKEADKILKTINDGEFKELYNYLENNGKFKDSNPMMCAAYTDIENYKFMDIETLGLSNVPIILIGIASIKNNKITVKQYLQRDGLEEAAIISGYLSNLDDDSIHVSYNGKSFDIPYIKNRANYFGIKYNKHINYDLLYYTRQMYKDILENCKLPTVESYICGFERFNDVPGQYIPGYYKDYVSTKNIGPLIPIVRHNRLDVKSLADFFMRIYNDINF, from the coding sequence ATGTCAGATTATAAAAGTAGAGTATTAGAGGAATTCTTTCAAAATTCATTAAGTAGCCAGTCACCATCAAAAGAAACATATAATAGAAATTATCTAAACTCAAGTACATATTATAAGAATCTTGAAAAAGAATTATTAGAAAGATATGAAGGATACGATTTTTCTGACTTTAAAGGAGTTAAGGAAATAAACACTGATTATGGAAATAGTTTAGAAATTACAAATAAATATGATATTAATTTTAAATTAAAAAGAAATAATATAGATAATCAATTAATTAATAATCTAAAATTAGTATCTGGTATAGGTCCTGTAAAAGAAGAAAAACTTAAAAACAAAGGTATAAATAACTTAAAAGATCTAAGAAAAATAGATAAATATGAAAAAGAAGCAGATAAAATTCTTAAAACAATAAATGATGGTGAATTTAAAGAATTATATAACTATTTAGAAAATAATGGTAAATTTAAAGATTCAAATCCTATGATGTGTGCAGCATATACAGATATTGAAAACTATAAATTTATGGATATAGAAACATTAGGTCTTTCAAATGTTCCAATTATATTAATTGGTATAGCAAGTATTAAAAACAATAAAATCACAGTAAAACAATATCTTCAAAGAGATGGACTTGAAGAAGCTGCAATAATATCTGGATACTTATCAAATCTTGATGATGATTCAATACATGTAAGTTATAATGGTAAAAGTTTTGATATACCATATATTAAAAATAGAGCAAATTACTTTGGTATAAAATATAATAAACATATAAACTATGATTTATTATATTATACACGACAGATGTATAAAGATATACTTGAAAATTGTAAACTTCCAACTGTTGAATCATATATATGTGGATTTGAAAGATTTAATGATGTTCCAGGACAATATATACCAGGATACTATAAAGATTATGTTTCAACAAAGAATATTGGTCCATTAATACCTATTGTAAGACATAATCGTTTAGATGTAAAATCTCTTGCTGACTTCTTTATGAGAATTTATAATGATATTAACTTTTAG
- a CDS encoding DHA2 family efflux MFS transporter permease subunit has product MENMFKLEKGKQIITILILGGFFSMLNETALNVAFPHIMVEYAITATTVQWLTTAYVLVSGIVFLTTAFLMKKYSTRKLFLTAMSLLIVGSIVSIFSTNFPVLLAGRIIQALGTGIIVPLVFNSVMYITIPQKRGLMMGIVSLVVLSAPIFAPVIMGLIMEFTDWHLYFTIMLVLFIISAIIAYKKLENITKTSPAKLDIISLILAAIGCCLIIYGFSNLGETSLTNVIITLIICVIIIGLFAYRQLHVEHPLLGIGVFKDKLFTIGILANLANVMLIFGIVILIPMYLETSLHTSSLTASLIMLPGTILGSILPIISGHIYDEHGPRIVICTGIGIMALSAYSLTMINLNTSFLIIGLIICGFYIGSGLSLSPNQTNTLGNLKSEEYASGSAIMTSTQQMGGAIGSSLFTSFMTIGQNNYLSTIANPTALQHSIALIKGVNFSFLIGAIMMAIIFILTLFLKQNVNYSS; this is encoded by the coding sequence ATGGAGAATATGTTTAAACTAGAAAAAGGAAAACAAATAATTACTATATTAATCCTTGGCGGATTCTTTTCAATGCTTAATGAAACAGCATTAAATGTTGCATTTCCACATATCATGGTGGAATATGCAATTACTGCAACAACAGTACAATGGTTAACTACAGCATATGTTCTTGTATCTGGAATTGTATTTTTAACAACAGCATTTCTAATGAAAAAGTATTCAACAAGAAAACTATTTTTAACAGCAATGAGTCTATTAATAGTTGGATCAATTGTTTCTATCTTTTCAACAAACTTCCCAGTTTTATTAGCTGGAAGGATTATACAGGCTCTTGGTACAGGTATTATAGTACCACTTGTATTTAATAGTGTAATGTATATTACAATTCCTCAAAAAAGAGGATTGATGATGGGTATTGTATCACTTGTTGTTTTGTCAGCACCGATATTTGCCCCAGTGATTATGGGATTGATAATGGAGTTTACAGATTGGCATTTATACTTTACAATAATGTTAGTTTTATTTATAATATCTGCAATTATTGCATATAAAAAATTAGAAAATATTACAAAAACAAGTCCTGCAAAATTAGATATAATATCATTAATACTTGCAGCTATTGGATGCTGTTTAATCATATATGGATTCAGTAATCTTGGTGAAACAAGTTTAACTAATGTAATTATCACATTAATTATATGTGTTATCATAATTGGATTATTTGCATACCGCCAATTACATGTAGAACATCCACTTCTTGGTATAGGTGTATTTAAAGATAAATTATTTACAATTGGTATTCTTGCAAATCTTGCAAATGTAATGCTTATTTTTGGTATTGTTATACTTATACCAATGTATCTTGAAACTTCACTCCACACAAGTTCACTTACAGCAAGTCTCATAATGCTACCTGGAACAATACTTGGAAGTATATTACCTATAATATCTGGACATATCTATGATGAACATGGTCCTAGAATAGTTATATGTACAGGTATTGGAATAATGGCATTATCAGCATATAGTTTAACAATGATTAACTTAAATACTAGCTTCCTTATAATTGGATTAATTATATGTGGTTTCTATATAGGTTCAGGTTTATCATTATCACCAAACCAAACAAATACATTAGGTAACTTAAAATCTGAAGAATATGCTTCAGGTTCAGCAATTATGACATCAACCCAACAAATGGGTGGAGCTATTGGATCATCATTATTTACAAGTTTCATGACTATTGGTCAAAATAATTATTTAAGTACAATAGCTAATCCAACAGCATTACAACATAGTATAGCATTAATTAAAGGTGTTAATTTCTCATTTTTAATTGGTGCAATAATGATGGCTATAATATTTATATTAACACTATTCCTTAAACAGAATGTAAATTACAGTTCTTAA
- a CDS encoding dihydrolipoyl dehydrogenase family protein → MEEYDIIYIGSGNAAWQGGRFLADAGWKVLIVEEGLYGGACANYGCNSKILLDAPYELSAAIKRYEGIGKKGDFSVDWPSLMEYKKKRIAGLSKFLEGKFKEYNLDTANGKGVLLDKHRVQVEDKIYYGDKIVIATGLHPFIPDIPGKEYIHDSTDFLDIEELPEETIILGAGFVSLEFASILAEAGKIVDVLIRSNKALRNFYQPYVKETIKVLEGKGVKFHYYTEAVEVNKKDDRYEVKTNNNLSLTGDYVLGALGRIANVEGIGLERAGVKASEKGIPVNGHMQTNVENIYATGDVADTNQAKLVTVAIHQSKYLAKYLLGKTNEDITYPVVPAVVFTLPRIATVGVSADYALEHPDEYEAHRIEYGKAYSIELKNENTAECTVITDKDKNILGAEIYSSEAENLVNIFAFIINKKISLEELDYMIYAFPSSSSVALYKLHNIHYNIGYRKK, encoded by the coding sequence ATGGAAGAATATGATATAATTTATATTGGTAGTGGGAATGCTGCATGGCAAGGGGGAAGATTCCTTGCCGATGCAGGATGGAAAGTTTTAATTGTTGAAGAAGGACTATATGGTGGGGCCTGTGCTAATTATGGTTGTAACTCCAAAATATTACTTGATGCACCATATGAACTATCTGCAGCAATTAAAAGGTATGAAGGAATTGGTAAAAAAGGAGACTTTAGTGTTGACTGGCCAAGTTTAATGGAGTATAAGAAAAAAAGAATAGCTGGATTATCCAAATTTCTAGAAGGAAAGTTCAAAGAATATAATCTTGATACTGCTAACGGCAAAGGTGTCCTTCTTGATAAACATAGAGTCCAAGTGGAAGATAAAATCTACTATGGTGACAAAATAGTAATAGCTACAGGTCTCCATCCATTTATACCTGATATTCCAGGTAAAGAATATATACATGACAGTACTGACTTTTTGGACATAGAAGAACTTCCAGAGGAAACAATAATATTAGGTGCTGGATTCGTATCCCTGGAATTTGCCTCAATACTTGCAGAGGCTGGTAAAATTGTTGATGTCCTAATTAGGTCTAACAAGGCATTAAGGAATTTCTATCAACCATATGTTAAAGAAACCATCAAGGTACTTGAAGGTAAAGGGGTTAAATTCCATTACTATACAGAGGCTGTTGAAGTTAATAAAAAAGATGACAGATATGAAGTAAAAACCAACAACAATCTAAGTTTAACTGGAGACTATGTGCTTGGTGCTCTTGGAAGAATAGCCAATGTGGAAGGTATTGGACTTGAAAGGGCAGGAGTAAAAGCATCCGAAAAAGGCATTCCAGTTAATGGCCATATGCAGACAAATGTTGAAAATATTTATGCAACAGGTGATGTCGCAGATACAAATCAAGCAAAACTAGTTACTGTAGCTATCCACCAATCCAAATACCTAGCAAAATACTTATTAGGTAAAACAAATGAGGATATTACATACCCTGTTGTTCCTGCAGTTGTGTTCACACTACCAAGAATAGCTACTGTTGGAGTCTCTGCTGACTATGCATTGGAACATCCCGATGAATATGAGGCACATAGAATAGAATATGGTAAAGCTTATTCCATTGAACTTAAAAATGAGAATACTGCAGAATGTACTGTTATCACTGACAAAGACAAAAATATTCTTGGTGCTGAAATATACAGTTCTGAAGCTGAAAACCTTGTAAATATATTCGCATTTATTATAAATAAGAAGATAAGTTTAGAAGAGCTTGATTATATGATATATGCTTTCCCATCAAGTAGTTCTGTAGCTTTATATAAACTACATAATATCCATTATAATATTGGTTATAGAAAAAAATAA
- a CDS encoding 4-phosphopantoate--beta-alanine ligase: MIPKNHPRYESLLLRQKVKDAFLDGYLADSGMIAHGRGETFDYLIGEKTVPAAENAIKAAVASILLADHPVLSVNGNTTALAIDEVIELANITDSNIEINLFYRTEERVDKITKLFKEHGYEDILGTNYDDLYYFDKIKNPRATASKKGIYIADVILVPLEDGDRAELLKEAGKKIICIDLNPLSRTSKMSDISIVDNVVRAIPLMSKIAKEYKNKDKEFLQKIIDEYDNEKNLEDSLNSMKIKA; encoded by the coding sequence ATGATACCTAAAAATCATCCAAGATATGAGTCTTTATTATTAAGACAGAAAGTAAAAGATGCATTCTTAGACGGCTATTTAGCTGATTCTGGAATGATTGCACATGGTAGAGGAGAAACATTTGATTATTTAATTGGGGAAAAAACAGTACCTGCAGCAGAAAATGCTATTAAAGCTGCAGTAGCAAGTATCCTTCTTGCAGATCATCCAGTCTTATCTGTAAATGGTAATACAACAGCTTTAGCTATTGATGAAGTAATTGAACTTGCAAATATTACAGATAGTAATATTGAAATTAACTTGTTTTACAGAACAGAAGAACGTGTAGATAAAATCACAAAATTATTTAAAGAACATGGATATGAAGATATTTTAGGTACAAATTATGATGATTTATACTACTTTGATAAAATAAAAAATCCAAGAGCAACTGCTAGTAAAAAAGGAATATATATTGCTGATGTAATTCTTGTTCCTCTTGAAGATGGAGATAGAGCAGAATTATTAAAAGAAGCAGGCAAAAAAATAATTTGTATTGATTTAAATCCATTATCAAGAACGTCTAAAATGTCTGATATTTCTATTGTTGATAATGTTGTACGTGCAATTCCTTTAATGAGTAAGATTGCTAAAGAATATAAAAATAAAGATAAAGAATTCCTTCAAAAAATCATTGATGAGTACGACAATGAGAAAAATTTAGAAGATTCTTTAAATTCAATGAAAATCAAAGCATAA